In a single window of the Campylobacter hyointestinalis subsp. lawsonii genome:
- a CDS encoding TrbC/VirB2 family protein, protein MTNIFSSLMVGGGERNARLEKPNSSKTNSRLKQISAFITLSLIPNVVFAAGGTGLTKVDNFFSTVGGWLAGGGALVLTIALSVAGYKIMWGGQTVREVSPILLGGILIGGGPMIAGILM, encoded by the coding sequence ATGACAAACATTTTTTCTTCCCTAATGGTTGGGGGGGGGGAGCGTAACGCTCGTTTAGAAAAACCCAACTCTTCTAAGACAAACTCTCGTTTAAAGCAAATTTCTGCTTTTATCACACTCTCACTTATTCCTAATGTTGTATTTGCTGCTGGTGGCACCGGTTTAACTAAGGTTGATAATTTTTTCTCAACTGTTGGTGGATGGCTCGCTGGTGGTGGTGCACTTGTTTTAACCATTGCACTCTCGGTTGCTGGCTATAAAATTATGTGGGGTGGTCAAACAGTAAGAGAAGTATCGCCTATTCTATTGGGTGGCATTTTAATTGGTGGCGGACCAATGATCGCTGGCATATTAATGTAG
- a CDS encoding type II toxin-antitoxin system YoeB family toxin, with protein sequence MSEYYSRRIDTKNRIVYQIANETIYFSSAAHTTKTSNFHIFILFYLKICYNSLSIL encoded by the coding sequence TTGTCAGAATATTATAGCAGACGCATAGATACTAAGAATAGGATCGTTTATCAAATAGCAAACGAGACTATCTATTTTTCCAGTGCGGCTCACACTACAAAGACAAGTAATTTTCATATTTTTATATTATTTTATTTAAAAATATGTTATAATTCGTTGTCAATTTTATAA